A genomic segment from Marmota flaviventris isolate mMarFla1 chromosome 7, mMarFla1.hap1, whole genome shotgun sequence encodes:
- the Nicol1 gene encoding NELL2-interacting cell ontogeny regulator 1 isoform X2, with amino-acid sequence MAPPPACRSLLSPLSLLLLLLSLALLGARAEPAAGSVVPAQSRPCVDCHAFEFMQRALQDLRKTARSLDARTETLLLQAERRALCACWPAGR; translated from the exons ATGGCCCCCCCGCCCGCGTGCCGGTCCCTGCTGTCGCCGCTgtcgctgctgctgctgctgctgagcctGGCGCTGCTGGGCGCCCGTGCCGAGCCCGCCGCCGGGAGCGTCGTCCCCGCGCAGA GCCGCCCGTGCGTGGACTGCCACGCGTTCGAGTTCATGCAGCGCGCCCTGCAGGACCTGCGGAAGACTGCGCGCAGCCTGGACGCGCGG ACAGAGACCCTCCTGCTGCAGGCCGAGCGCCGAGCCCTGTGTGCTTGCTGGCCAGCTGGGCGCTGA
- the Nicol1 gene encoding NELL2-interacting cell ontogeny regulator 1 isoform X1 yields MAPPPACRSLLSPLSLLLLLLSLALLGARAEPAAGSVVPAQSRPCVDCHAFEFMQRALQDLRKTARSLDAREEEFLEVERRGDPPPTSPGAFSCTSAEGTLSWILGRNCPHLWGLQWETETLLLQAERRALCACWPAGR; encoded by the exons ATGGCCCCCCCGCCCGCGTGCCGGTCCCTGCTGTCGCCGCTgtcgctgctgctgctgctgctgagcctGGCGCTGCTGGGCGCCCGTGCCGAGCCCGCCGCCGGGAGCGTCGTCCCCGCGCAGA GCCGCCCGTGCGTGGACTGCCACGCGTTCGAGTTCATGCAGCGCGCCCTGCAGGACCTGCGGAAGACTGCGCGCAGCCTGGACGCGCGG GAGGAAGAATTCCTGGAAGTAGAGAGAAGGGGAGACCCACCACCCACAAGCCCCGGCGCCTTCTCCTGCACAAGCGCAGAGGGCACGCTGAGCTGGATTCTTGGAAGGAACTGTCCCCACCTTTGGGGGCTACAGTGGGAG ACAGAGACCCTCCTGCTGCAGGCCGAGCGCCGAGCCCTGTGTGCTTGCTGGCCAGCTGGGCGCTGA
- the Nat8l gene encoding N-acetylaspartate synthetase, protein MHCGPPDMVCETKIVAAEDHEALPGAKKDALLAAAGAMWPPLPAAPGPAAAPPPAPGPQPRGGPEGVGPPAGRGVCIREFRAAEQEAARRIFYDGILERIPNTAFRGLRQHPRTQLLYALLAALCFAVTRSLMLTCLVPAGLLALRYYYSRKVILAYLECALHTDMADIEQYYMKPPGSCFWVAVLDGNVVGIVAARAHEEDNTVELLRMSVDSRFRGKGIAKALGRKVLEFAVLHNYSAVVLGTTAVKVAAHKLYESLGFRHMGASDHYVLPGMTLSLAERLFFQVRYHRYRLQLREE, encoded by the exons ATGCATTGTGGGCCTCCCGACATGGTCTGCGAGACGAAGATCGTGGCCGCGGAGGACCATGAGGCGCTGCCGGGGGCCAAGAAGGACGCGCTGCTCGCCGCCGCCGGCGCCATGTGGCCCCCGCTGCCCGCCGCGCCCGGGCCGGCCGCCGCGCCCCCACCCGCGCCGGGCCCCCAGCCCCGCGGCGGTCCCGAGGGCGTGGGGCCGCCGGCGGGGCGCGGCGTGTGCATCCGCGAGTTCCGCGCAGCCGAGCAGGAGGCGGCGCGCCGCATCTTCTACGACGGCATCCTGGAGCGCATCCCCAACACGGCCTTCCGCGGCCTGCGGCAGCACCCGCGCACGCAGCTGCTCTACGCCCTGCTGGCCG CACTCTGCTTTGCTGTGACCCGCTCGCTGATGCTGACGTGCCTGGTGCCTGCTGGGCTGCTGGCCCTGCGCTATTACTACAGCCGCAAGGTGATCCTGGCCTACCTGGAGTGTGCGCTGCACACAGACATGGCCGACATCGAACAGTACTACATGAAGCCACCTG GCTCCTGCTTCTGGGTGGCCGTTCTGGATGGCAACGTGGTGGGCATTGTGGCTGCACGGGCCCACGAGGAGGACAACACAGTGGAGCTGCTGCGGATGTCTGTGGACTCGCGCTTCCGTGGCAAGGGCATCGCCAAGGCGCTGGGCCGGAAGGTGCTCGAGTTCGCAGTGTTGCACAACTACTCCGCGGTGGTGTTGGGCACCACAGCCGTCAAGGTGGCTGCCCACAAGCTCTATGAGTCGCTGGGCTTCAGACACATGGGTGCAAGTGACCACTACGTGCTGCCTGGCATGACCCTCTCGCTGGCCGAGCGCCTCTTCTTCCAGGTCCGCTACCACCGCTACCGCCTGCAGCTGCGCGAGGAGTGA